From the genome of Neomonachus schauinslandi chromosome 1, ASM220157v2, whole genome shotgun sequence:
CCCTGCAAGCATGGACACTTCTTCATCCATGAGGGTATTGGCTCTTACATCACTGGAACCCCAACGATTCTTTTCAGAGCCCTCTTTATGTCTCTGTTCCTCAGGCTGTAGATGAAGGGGTTCAGCATGGGCATGACCACCATGTACATCACTGAGGCCACTGCACTTGCTTGGGAGCTCCGGGTAGCAGCAGAGCTAAGGTACACTCCTAGGATTGCACAGCAAAATAAGGAGACAACTGAGAGGTGAGATGCACAGGTGGAAAATGCTTTATACGTGCCCTGAGCTGATGATATTCCACATATGGTGGAAACTATCTTAGAGTAAGAGTAAAGGATCCCAGCTAGGGGAGCACCAGCCAGCAGCACGGTATTAAAGTATATCACCAGGTCATTAAGAAAGGTGTCAGAACAGGCATGCCCAACTACCTGATTGAGTTCACAGAAAAAGTGGGGGATTTCCAAGACTGTACAGAAGGTCAGCTGCAAGACCATTAAGCTCTGTAACAAGGAATTGAGAACACTGATGACCCAGGACACCAGAACC
Proteins encoded in this window:
- the LOC110574526 gene encoding olfactory receptor 7A17-like, which encodes MYLITVFGNLLLILAVSSDSHLHTPMYFFLANLSFVDICFTSTTILKMLWNIQTQDNVINCGGCLSQMYFLLLYAQLDVFLLTVMAYDGFVAICHPLHYTVIVNPQLCELLVLVSWVISVLNSLLQSLMVLQLTFCTVLEIPHFFCELNQVVGHACSDTFLNDLVIYFNTVLLAGAPLAGILYSYSKIVSTICGISSAQGTYKAFSTCASHLSVVSLFCCAILGVYLSSAATRSSQASAVASVMYMVVMPMLNPFIYSLRNRDIKRALKRIVGVPVM